A segment of the Dermacentor andersoni chromosome 5, qqDerAnde1_hic_scaffold, whole genome shotgun sequence genome:
AAAATCCGCGCCTTTAGCCACCTCTAAAGACTCGAACCGTGTTTCTTTCCAATTCACCGACGCCTCACACTCCTTGCATTTAACTTTCAGTTGCTTGACCATCTTAGCAGCACTCTATTATCGCTACTATCGCCAGATTTGCGGAGGCGAGCGCGATCTGGGGGCGGGGCAAGAAAACCAGCGGCGATGTCGCGCGCGTCCTccactgtgattggttggcctactCAGCTACAGAACAGCCACGCAGCACCCACGGTCACGAAAAGTAGGCGAGGTTCGCAAAGACtagcttcgcttttaaaactTGTATAAACGATGAGCTTTGAACATAAAATAacaaacccgccatggttgctcagtggctatggtgttgggttgctgcgcacgaggtcgcgggatcgaatcccgagcACGGCTgctgtatttcgatgggggcgaaaagacccgtgtgcttagatttaggtacacgttaaagaaccccagggggtccaaatttccagagtcctccactacggcgtgcctcataatcagagagtggttttggcgcgtaaaaccccataatatatttTGAAAATAATAAGCGCATTGATGTCTTTTTTGTTCGCTATTGTCTTACGGGAGAAGTGTGAATTAGGCTAGTTTGTATGGTTTCATAATTGCTACAGCGCAAACAACAATAACGAAGAGGAGACACGAAACGCACGGTTTTGTTGTTCCGTGTCTCCCGTTCGTCTTCGCTGTATGCCCTGTGGTAAATATAATTTATGGGGCTTAAATATATGTGTCTTCAAGCTACATAACTGCCTAGTGTCACAGACCAACTCAGGGCTGgtcagagggcccgtgtgacggcagaggggctcggcctctctgtaccgacgtgagAGCGGctcgcatcagtcccagactgatccctcaggactaaatgaagttcttcataccatacagTGCAACCGACTTTGGTAGCAATTCTATCAAACCATGCAAGCGGCAAACTCGCGACAGTGGAGACTGAGCTTTCTGACATAATAAAGACGACGACGTTACTTGGTCCCCATGAACTCCCGTAGCTCCTGTCGTTGTGACGCTGCGCTGCACCGCCTGGCACTGCATTGACAATTACTCTAGGCCTACAGACGGCCCTTTGCGACTGTAGGCACTACATATGGCACCATCACTACAAACACGGCCTCCGATATCGGGCGACGAGCAGTATATCTTGGAGGCTATGCTACAAATCAAGTTCACTCGCTGACAATGTTTTCGTTCTCCAAGACGCTGCGGCTGCAGGCTCGCCGTCACTCCCCCGATTCGTCTAAGGGATGTAAGTACACTGTTTGTTACGGGGGTTAGCCTGCAACTGAACTGTATTAAAACCAGCCTTTCCAGTATAAAAGCGCTCGAGCACATGACGACGTCCGAGTCACCACCAGAGCCATGGTCGCCAGTTTAGCGAATAGCCGGCGTTGAGGGCAGCCTCTTTGCCAGGGCCGCTGCTCCACCGACTCTTCTCTCATAAAGGTGGCCACGCTCACCTAACCGGCCACCTCCATAAACGTCATAAACTAACAGCAACTGTTCACCTTTTCGTAAGCATAACTCTTGTCAAGCTGATTCGAttctggaatatatatatattagctgaTGGTCTTTCCGCGCATGCGTCTTCGTTCGCAGCACCGGCGGAATGGGCTCCTTTGTGTGGGAAATGTTCGGCGCTTTTCCCCCTCACCCGACGGCCGCGGCGAGCGCTAGCCGGAGCGCCACCACGTGGCGCGCGGAGTGGCCGACAGACCCGGCCCTGTACTCGGTTGAGAACTTCGAGCCCAGGCCTCCCCAGGAACTGGTGTGCACCGTGTGCCTGGGCGTGTACCGGAACCCCGTCGAGTGCCCCTGCCGCCACGTGTTCTGCTCGGACTGCATCAACGGCTGGCTGGCGAACAGCAACGGCTTCGGCGGCGCAAGTTGTCCCGTGTGTCGCCGAGGGGTCGCCGCGTTTCAGCTGGTGCCTGTGCTGCCGCTCGTGAGCAACATGATCGCGCGGCTCACCGTGCGCTGCCCGAACCGAGACGCAGGCTGCACCGCAAAGGTGCGTCCCCTATCAGACGTTTCGTTCTTCAGGAACAAAGGCCACTAAAGGCGCCTGCACTGTAATGGTGCGACCCTGATAATTCATGCGATGTGTACGCATCCCACTGAAATGTGCATCCTTGCGTGACTTGCGCGACTTCTACCTCACCCTCATCTGTGAGTTGCGATATACAGCTATATATTGTCTACCTATACTGCTGTGTAGCTACCGCATCGGTCGTTTTACATCGATGGTtcaagacgttttttttttctctaacatCGCTCTGCGTCGTCGATTTCTTGTCTTCTCATCACCTAGACGAGCGTAGCGTAGCACAGGCGTTTCTGCCTCCAACGACGTTTTGTAACCCGCATACACTATAGCCTGTCCAGCCGCAAGTCCTTTCGGGGTTACGGCCGGCCTGCGCTGCGGATTTGACTCGGCGTTGCGCCACTGCTTCTCGCCTGCCAAGATGCGGTGAAGTCATTATAACTATCGGGGACAGGATTAGACGGCAGCACCTCTAGAGATTCGAGCAAAACTGTGCAGAAAGTACAGCAAACCAGTGCTCAGTTAATATATCGCACGGCGAAGGATGAAATCCCCGCAAATGGTGGCGTACTGCACAGTGTGAACATGTTTCATGACGCGGTATGCGGAAGGCGGGTCGAACTGCGGCGGTCCGCATTCTTCTAGACAGGGTGCCCGCCACACACTCGCGCAACCACCGCCTCTCCTCCTGTCATGTGCGTCTTTATACTTCGCATCACTCCACGTCTCTGGCTCTCTCCCCATATTTTTACTCAGTTAACTGTCGAACCCGTACCTTCCTATTTAACCGGACTACGTGTTTCAAGTTGTATGATGCGACCTcaataaaaaaagagaagtgaTGGCCATACCTATACTAATCAAAATCATAAAGCAAGGCCTATGGCCGCCAAGCTAAGCACTTcgtttttgcgtgcaagtagttGCTGCCACTTCCGCGAAATAGAGACAAAAAGTATGAAGGACATTCGATTACGTAATGCTGCGCCATTTTACTTCGGTGCGTCCGTGTACACACACAAGAAGTACTACTTCGGTTTATTTAGTTACTGCGTTATACGTCAAGAACGTCAAGCTGGAGCGTTCCATCAGCGCTGGGGTAAGagattctttttcctttcctATAATGCCTGCAGCAATAACCTGGCGCATGTCCTTTGAGCCAATGATTCAGTTCCTATCGCGTAAAGAATGCAGCAGGACAGGCTTGATATCAAATCGAGGATTCACTACAATGTAGTTAGATGCATTCGCTACATATCGCGCGTGCCTGTTTATTGCTGGTATTAATGGATAATTCTGCCATCTTGAATGTATTGCTTTAGGGTCTGCGCCATTACGACATAGAATTAGGTAAGCTTGAGGCATTTACCCACACCCCGCTAGAGTTCGCGACTTCAGTGGTTAGGTGGAGTCACGTTTCAAGCAACAAACGCAGCCTGCGCGGTCTTCTCAGGTGACCATGGAGACCCTGAACAGCCACCTGGGTTCGTGCCAGTTCCGCAGAGCGCCATGCCCAGACTGCGGCTCTCAGATACGTCCTTCGGAGCTGATGGCGCACCGGCGCGAGCGCTGCTCCAAGCGCATGGTTCGCTGCACCCGCGACTGCGGCTTAAGCCTGAGCGCCGACCGACTGCGCGACCACAGCTGCGTACAGGAAATGCGAAACTACATCGTCTCACTGGAGCGCCAGAGGGACCACACCCAGCTGAACGTGCAACGCCTGCAGCACCAGGTCGAAGACCTTACTGCCAGGCTGGCGACGGCTCCTGCGTCCGGTCACATAATTTAGGGGAAAGCAAGCGAATACAAATTGCGTAATTCTGTATTGGTACGGGAAACGTTATTCCTAAAGTATCCCAAAATTACGCGCGCGTACGTGCCGCTTGCGTCAGTTTCGCGATTTGCCTGAAGACGTGGTAAGCAAGTTTTCATTTCGTCGCGTCTCCACGGCCAACAGCCTCGTCTACACGAC
Coding sequences within it:
- the LOC126532159 gene encoding RING finger protein 151-like, which encodes MGSFVWEMFGAFPPHPTAAASASRSATTWRAEWPTDPALYSVENFEPRPPQELVCTVCLGVYRNPVECPCRHVFCSDCINGWLANSNGFGGASCPVCRRGVAAFQLVPVLPLVSNMIARLTVRCPNRDAGCTAKVTMETLNSHLGSCQFRRAPCPDCGSQIRPSELMAHRRERCSKRMVRCTRDCGLSLSADRLRDHSCVQEMRNYIVSLERQRDHTQLNVQRLQHQVEDLTARLATAPASGHII